A single window of Syntrophotalea acetylenica DNA harbors:
- a CDS encoding ZIP family metal transporter has protein sequence MNLFGNMHPVVQALLATCFTWGVTSLGAAAVFLSRQPSRKTLDGMLGFAGGVMIAASYWSLLAPAIELSQGQALPSWLPPAIGFLLGGLFLRGLDLLLPHLHRDLPRSRAEGIKTHWPRSTLFVLAVTLHNIPEGLAVGVAFGAAGAGLEATGLAAAIALALGIGLQNFPEGVAVSMPLRRDGLSRRKSFWYGQLSGFVEVVAGVIGAAAVLHARPILPYALAFAAGAMIFVVIEEVVPETQQGDFGDFATLCAMLGFVAMMTLDVGLG, from the coding sequence CTGAACCTGTTTGGCAATATGCACCCTGTGGTACAAGCCTTGCTCGCGACATGTTTTACCTGGGGCGTCACATCCCTGGGGGCTGCTGCGGTTTTTCTTTCCCGCCAGCCCAGCCGCAAGACCCTCGACGGGATGCTCGGATTTGCGGGCGGGGTCATGATTGCCGCCAGTTACTGGTCCTTGCTGGCGCCGGCCATTGAATTGTCTCAAGGCCAGGCGCTGCCATCCTGGCTGCCTCCCGCTATAGGTTTTCTGCTTGGCGGATTGTTTTTGCGCGGACTCGATTTGCTCTTGCCCCATCTTCACAGAGACTTGCCGCGCAGTCGGGCCGAGGGGATCAAAACCCATTGGCCACGCAGTACCTTGTTTGTATTGGCCGTAACGTTACATAACATACCGGAAGGTTTGGCGGTCGGGGTCGCTTTTGGCGCCGCCGGTGCCGGGCTCGAGGCGACCGGTCTTGCGGCTGCCATCGCACTGGCCCTGGGGATAGGCCTGCAGAATTTCCCCGAAGGGGTGGCCGTGTCCATGCCTCTGCGAAGGGATGGTTTGTCGCGAAGGAAAAGTTTTTGGTATGGTCAGCTCTCCGGTTTCGTTGAGGTTGTCGCCGGGGTGATCGGCGCTGCTGCCGTTCTGCATGCGCGCCCCATATTGCCTTATGCGCTTGCTTTTGCCGCCGGTGCCATGATTTTCGTGGTGATCGAGGAGGTGGTGCCCGAGACGCAGCAGGGCGATTTTGGCGACTTCGCTACCTTGTGCGCCATGTTGGGGTTTGTGGCCATGATGACCCTGGATGTCGGATTGGGCTAG
- a CDS encoding UDP-2,3-diacylglucosamine diphosphatase: MKDLFLADTHLVDPRDERYSRLLTFLDENRGQLRSLVMLGDIFDFWIGYRHCVFSAYIPLLESLRRLSEAGTELVFVEGNHDFHLGPYFRDTLGCRILPDGGCLERDGRKIFIAHGDLINPRDQGYRLLRRFLRHNWTRHLMMMIPPDSAWRIARWASAKSARKNGGRDRHRLPREDLLAFARSRFSEGYDTVITGHFHVPLMHREKRHTLIALGDWSTKPSYAILENGDFTLYSC; the protein is encoded by the coding sequence ATGAAAGACCTTTTCCTGGCCGACACGCATCTGGTCGATCCGCGCGATGAACGCTACAGCCGCCTGCTGACGTTTCTCGACGAAAACCGCGGGCAGTTGCGCAGTCTGGTGATGCTTGGCGACATCTTTGATTTCTGGATCGGCTATCGCCACTGCGTTTTTTCCGCTTACATCCCCTTGCTCGAAAGCCTGCGTCGCCTGTCCGAGGCGGGCACTGAACTTGTTTTCGTCGAAGGCAACCACGACTTTCATCTTGGCCCCTACTTTCGCGACACGCTCGGCTGCCGCATCCTGCCTGATGGAGGCTGCCTGGAGCGCGATGGACGCAAGATCTTCATCGCGCATGGTGACCTGATCAATCCGCGGGACCAAGGGTATCGGCTGTTGCGTCGTTTCCTGCGCCACAACTGGACCCGCCATCTGATGATGATGATCCCCCCCGATTCGGCGTGGCGCATCGCCCGCTGGGCCAGCGCCAAAAGCGCCCGCAAAAACGGCGGCCGCGACCGCCACCGCCTGCCCCGCGAGGACTTGTTGGCTTTTGCGCGGAGCCGGTTTTCCGAAGGGTACGACACCGTCATTACCGGCCATTTCCATGTTCCCCTGATGCATCGGGAGAAGCGGCACACCCTGATCGCCCTGGGAGACTGGAGCACAAAGCCATCCTACGCCATTCTGGAAAACGGCGATTTCACTCTCTATTCCTGCTGA
- a CDS encoding YihY/virulence factor BrkB family protein — translation MANRLREKLRVFLLHDLWHFDPRGLTHWRLFFLRQLQVAAIVARGFFSDGCMLRASALTYATMLSIVPLLALMFSLIKGFGGQNLLEPFLFKLFTHGSEEVIAEILSYIENTNFRRLGTVGLVILMATVLTLLSNIEKSFNHIWGVAETRSLARRFADYFSVVLLSPLLIVAALSLTTSLRSQALVQRLLETAVVGEALLLAFNILPYLAVWAAFTFMYLFMPNTRVRLGPALVGGVFGGTLWQLAQWAYVNFQIGVSRYNAIYGTMAALPILIVWLYVSWMIVLLGLEMTYATQNVTILREKYGEERVSFASRERVALTILLLCCESFQDDGSAWSHARFCEDLKLPPRLVRAVLNDLVRIGLLARVENPPEDDFVYHPGRAPETMVIRGVLRMLREDGATQPRNFRMPGREIIRELEETLRKAENVALGNLNYRDLVREKQAAASRTTNVQQE, via the coding sequence GTGGCAAATCGGTTACGGGAAAAACTGCGTGTCTTCCTGCTGCATGATCTGTGGCATTTCGACCCCCGCGGCCTGACCCATTGGCGACTGTTTTTCCTGCGTCAGCTGCAGGTTGCCGCTATTGTCGCGCGTGGCTTCTTCTCGGATGGCTGCATGTTGCGGGCGTCGGCGCTGACTTACGCGACGATGCTGTCCATCGTCCCTTTGCTGGCTCTGATGTTTTCCCTGATCAAGGGCTTTGGCGGGCAGAACCTGCTGGAGCCGTTTCTCTTCAAACTGTTTACGCATGGCTCCGAGGAAGTGATCGCGGAAATCCTTTCTTATATTGAAAATACAAATTTCCGGCGTCTGGGTACTGTCGGGCTAGTGATTCTGATGGCAACCGTTCTGACCCTTTTGTCGAATATCGAAAAAAGCTTCAACCACATCTGGGGTGTGGCGGAAACCCGCTCTTTGGCTCGCCGTTTTGCGGACTATTTTTCCGTCGTACTGCTAAGTCCGCTGCTGATTGTCGCGGCCCTGTCCCTGACAACCAGCCTGCGTAGCCAGGCATTGGTGCAGCGGTTGCTGGAGACAGCGGTGGTCGGAGAGGCTTTGCTGCTGGCATTCAATATTCTTCCTTACCTGGCGGTCTGGGCGGCTTTTACCTTCATGTACCTGTTTATGCCCAATACGCGGGTTCGTCTGGGGCCGGCACTGGTTGGCGGCGTTTTCGGAGGGACTCTCTGGCAGTTGGCGCAATGGGCCTATGTCAATTTTCAGATCGGTGTTTCGCGCTATAATGCCATCTACGGAACCATGGCGGCCCTGCCTATTTTGATTGTGTGGCTGTATGTTTCATGGATGATTGTTCTGCTGGGGCTGGAGATGACCTACGCGACGCAGAATGTGACCATCCTTCGGGAAAAATACGGCGAGGAGAGGGTAAGTTTTGCCAGCCGGGAGCGCGTCGCGCTTACAATTTTGCTGCTCTGTTGCGAATCTTTCCAGGACGACGGCTCTGCGTGGTCCCATGCACGCTTCTGCGAGGATCTCAAATTGCCGCCGCGGTTGGTGCGCGCTGTGCTCAATGACCTGGTCAGGATCGGGCTGCTCGCCAGGGTGGAAAATCCTCCCGAGGACGATTTCGTCTACCATCCCGGGAGGGCACCCGAAACGATGGTTATTCGGGGTGTGCTCCGAATGCTGCGTGAAGACGGGGCGACCCAGCCGCGCAATTTTCGCATGCCGGGCCGGGAAATCATCCGCGAACTGGAAGAAACCCTTCGAAAGGCGGAAAATGTGGCACTGGGAAATCTGAACTATCGCGATCTTGTTCGGGAAAAACAGGCTGCCGCTTCCAGGACGACGAATGTTCAGCAGGAATAG
- a CDS encoding M16 family metallopeptidase — protein sequence MMTGFRMLFVAGLVLLCGCVAGHAPPHPNTLEFAELGFDLPKIDRFRLDSGVRFFLQEDQELPLVTITIMFEGGSICDPQGKSGLASLHASALRGGGAGDRRALDVDQALEGIAADLSITADTYATLLRFSVQSSDLAEGMGIIADVLRHPRFDADGVALARERFLENLRREHDQPALVARKALISTLYQGHVLGELPSSKSVSAIRREDLLAYHQNVFMPGNMWMAVSGDIDRTSLSALLSPLLEDWRNHAKPPLFAVEPLPAAPSPCVMLVPKDLPQTTVVLGQRGIDKGDPDLYALRVADFILGSGNFNSRLMQEIRTRRGLAYSVYSQFQVGRRLPGLFVAGAETRNASVAEVVRLMRREMESLRKERVSADELALAKESLINSFVFGFADSHEVVSQSMRLAFYGYPEDYLVRYRDRIAAVDADAVLEVAQRRLLPGQQTLFLVGNPDRPDLLSDQLGMPLKTISPP from the coding sequence ATGATGACAGGGTTTCGCATGTTGTTCGTGGCAGGGCTTGTTCTGCTGTGCGGGTGTGTCGCCGGGCACGCCCCGCCGCATCCGAATACCCTGGAATTTGCAGAACTCGGCTTCGATCTGCCGAAAATCGACAGATTTCGTCTGGATAGCGGCGTCCGGTTTTTTTTGCAGGAGGACCAGGAATTGCCGCTGGTGACCATCACCATTATGTTCGAGGGCGGCAGTATTTGCGACCCGCAGGGTAAAAGCGGTCTGGCGTCGCTTCACGCCAGTGCATTGCGCGGAGGCGGTGCCGGTGACCGCCGTGCCTTGGATGTCGATCAAGCGCTGGAGGGCATCGCTGCCGATCTGTCGATAACGGCCGATACCTACGCGACGCTGCTGCGTTTTTCCGTCCAGAGTTCCGATCTGGCGGAAGGTATGGGCATTATTGCGGACGTGCTGCGTCATCCGCGCTTTGACGCCGATGGGGTCGCGCTGGCGCGTGAGCGTTTTCTGGAAAATTTGCGGCGCGAGCACGATCAACCCGCGTTGGTGGCGCGCAAGGCGCTGATTTCCACCCTTTATCAGGGGCACGTGTTGGGCGAGCTGCCCTCTTCTAAGTCCGTCTCGGCGATTCGACGCGAGGATCTCCTGGCCTACCATCAAAACGTCTTTATGCCAGGCAATATGTGGATGGCTGTTTCCGGGGATATTGACCGAACCTCGCTGTCAGCTCTGCTGAGCCCTCTTCTTGAGGATTGGCGTAACCACGCAAAACCACCGCTTTTTGCGGTCGAGCCACTTCCTGCCGCGCCTTCGCCATGCGTGATGCTGGTTCCCAAGGATCTTCCCCAGACTACCGTAGTGCTTGGGCAACGGGGGATCGACAAGGGCGATCCGGATCTTTACGCCCTGCGGGTTGCCGACTTTATTCTGGGAAGCGGCAACTTCAACTCGCGCCTCATGCAGGAAATCCGTACCCGGCGCGGGCTTGCCTACTCGGTTTATTCCCAATTCCAGGTCGGGCGTCGCCTGCCCGGATTGTTTGTGGCCGGCGCCGAAACCAGGAATGCCTCGGTCGCCGAAGTGGTCCGCCTGATGCGTCGCGAAATGGAAAGCCTGCGCAAAGAACGGGTGAGCGCAGATGAACTGGCTCTGGCCAAGGAGAGCCTGATCAACTCTTTTGTGTTCGGCTTTGCGGATTCCCACGAGGTGGTCAGCCAGAGCATGCGCTTGGCGTTTTACGGATATCCCGAAGATTATCTGGTCCGCTACCGCGACCGGATCGCCGCGGTTGATGCCGATGCCGTGCTGGAGGTGGCGCAACGTCGGCTGTTGCCTGGGCAGCAGACCTTGTTTCTGGTAGGAAACCCCGATCGGCCCGACCTTTTGTCGGACCAGCTCGGGATGCCGCTCAAGACGATATCTCCGCCGTGA
- a CDS encoding M16 family metallopeptidase, producing MSILSGWRRVAAFFLCFLWVSVGQAQPLAEKVREHVFANGLRLLVVERSNAPIFTAHLTVGVGSVDETNGNRGVAHFLEHLRFKGTKTLGTRNYAAEKPLLEAIEETGETLDRLRRDPRADQQQIAALETRLAELQHKHQAFVVSDEASNIYARNGGVGYNAFTSKDLTSYVVSLPSNKLELWAAVESDRMANTVLREFYTERQVILEERRRSYDGNPRGLLYEHLLATAFIAHPYRHPIIGWSSDIENLSPADVRGFMDKYYAPANTVIALVGDVDFDACVDTVGRYFGHLPAGTVVPPVATIEPVQRGERRVEVVFDAQPMLAIAYHKPTLPAADDYVFDVIDLLLGYGRTSQLYQRLVVEKQLAADVATYGAPGARYPNLFVISVVPRYPHTVEELEKAVYQELERFGREPVSETDLDRIRRRLQVDQLRSLQDNDGLARTLTHFQTIVGDWRYLTEYDRRIAAITPADVSDVVRRYLTAENRTVAVLKPKGQTP from the coding sequence GTGTCGATCCTGAGCGGATGGCGGCGGGTGGCCGCCTTTTTTTTGTGTTTTCTGTGGGTATCCGTCGGCCAGGCTCAGCCCCTGGCTGAAAAGGTGCGGGAACATGTATTTGCCAACGGTTTGCGTTTGCTGGTGGTCGAGCGGAGCAACGCGCCGATCTTTACGGCGCATCTGACTGTGGGGGTCGGGTCGGTTGACGAAACCAACGGCAACCGCGGCGTGGCCCATTTTCTCGAACATTTGCGTTTCAAGGGCACCAAAACTCTCGGAACGCGCAATTATGCCGCCGAAAAGCCCCTGCTGGAAGCCATTGAAGAAACAGGCGAGACCCTCGATCGCCTGCGACGCGACCCACGGGCCGACCAACAGCAGATAGCCGCACTGGAAACCCGCCTGGCGGAGCTTCAGCACAAACACCAGGCCTTTGTGGTTTCGGATGAGGCCTCGAATATCTATGCCCGCAACGGCGGTGTCGGTTACAATGCCTTTACCAGCAAGGATTTGACAAGTTATGTCGTTTCCCTGCCGTCCAACAAACTCGAGCTTTGGGCGGCGGTTGAATCCGACCGCATGGCCAATACGGTGCTGCGGGAGTTCTATACGGAGCGCCAGGTGATTCTGGAAGAGCGGCGCCGGTCCTATGACGGCAATCCCCGCGGTTTGCTCTACGAGCATCTGCTGGCGACCGCTTTTATTGCCCATCCCTACCGGCATCCCATTATCGGCTGGTCCTCCGACATCGAAAATCTCAGTCCAGCGGATGTTCGCGGTTTCATGGATAAATATTACGCTCCCGCCAATACGGTCATTGCTTTGGTGGGTGATGTCGATTTCGACGCTTGCGTGGATACGGTTGGCAGGTATTTCGGGCATTTGCCCGCCGGCACTGTGGTGCCGCCGGTAGCGACTATCGAGCCTGTGCAGCGTGGCGAAAGGCGCGTCGAGGTGGTATTCGATGCACAGCCGATGCTGGCAATCGCGTACCATAAGCCGACCTTGCCGGCGGCGGATGATTACGTTTTCGATGTCATCGATCTGCTTCTGGGGTATGGCAGGACCTCACAGCTTTACCAACGTCTGGTGGTTGAAAAGCAGCTGGCTGCCGATGTCGCCACCTACGGGGCCCCCGGGGCACGTTATCCGAATCTGTTTGTCATTTCTGTTGTGCCGCGCTATCCGCATACGGTCGAAGAGCTGGAAAAGGCCGTCTATCAGGAGCTTGAACGCTTTGGCCGTGAGCCGGTCAGCGAGACGGACCTCGATCGGATTCGCCGGCGCCTGCAGGTGGATCAGTTGCGTTCATTGCAGGACAACGACGGTCTGGCGCGCACTCTGACGCACTTTCAGACCATTGTCGGCGACTGGCGTTATCTGACCGAATACGACCGCAGGATTGCGGCCATTACCCCCGCCGATGTCTCTGATGTCGTCAGAAGATATCTGACCGCCGAAAACCGCACGGTGGCAGTCCTCAAGCCAAAAGGGCAAACGCCATGA
- the lon gene encoding endopeptidase La, which yields MSGSPFDSLPPELPVYPLHEQVIFPHMTFPLFVGREHMGIVEEALRKNHLLVILTVLAVDPITGREQYARVGTLCSISQILRFPEGGCKIMLEGRNRVRLINTRQLTPFVMASVSLIPDRENRNSIAQALMQSIIALLRVAQSLGQAMPDDVNSMVGRLDEAGQLADILAVYLNMEVKDQQRLLETLDPLERLKEVYLFLTSEIQKMQSRGQGEGEVSRKAARSQKENLLREQLKQIQNQLGEDDPQQAEIRQFRKIVENGEMPKVVRSVAEKELARLERINPSSPEYTVARTYVEYLCNMPWQRGTADVLDIDRAQRVLDEDHYDLVEIKERILEFLAVHTLKASLKGPILCLVGPPGVGKTSLGRSIARSLGRKFIRISLGGMKDEAEIRGHRRTYIGALPGRIIQEICRAGANNPVFMLDEVDKIGQDFRGDPAAALLEVLDPEQNDTFTDHYLDVPFDLSHVMFITTANVIDTVPPPLRDRMEVLRLPGYSDEEKLQIAFKYLIPKQKAENGLQAHPLEFEEDAVLKIIKDYTREAGVRGIDRKIASVCRKVAKDVARGAAAAVVISAGQVEEMLGPRRYFSDVAAEEDRIGVVTGLAWTESGGDIIFIEAAAMAGRKELILTGSLGGVMQESAKTALSYVRANHAAFGIDAKVFEHSDIHIHVPSGAIPKDGPSAGVTIAASLISLLTGRPARRNVAMTGELTLTGRILPVGGVKEKVLAARRAGVTTVLLPERNRENLKELDDQILCEMTIIPVGSMTDVMAHILIAETEHKPHLFVEHPSVLLDPRPGS from the coding sequence ATGAGCGGATCGCCTTTCGATAGCCTGCCTCCGGAACTGCCTGTTTACCCGTTGCATGAGCAGGTGATTTTTCCCCACATGACGTTTCCGCTGTTTGTCGGCAGGGAGCACATGGGGATTGTCGAAGAGGCTTTGCGCAAAAACCATCTACTGGTGATTCTGACGGTGCTGGCCGTGGATCCGATCACCGGGCGCGAACAGTATGCCCGGGTCGGCACCCTGTGCAGCATCAGTCAGATTCTGCGGTTTCCTGAAGGGGGCTGCAAGATTATGCTGGAGGGACGCAACCGGGTTCGCCTGATCAATACCCGTCAACTGACGCCCTTTGTCATGGCTTCGGTCAGCCTGATTCCCGATCGGGAAAACCGCAATTCCATAGCTCAGGCTCTGATGCAGAGCATCATCGCACTGCTGCGGGTGGCCCAGTCCCTCGGGCAGGCCATGCCTGACGATGTGAACAGTATGGTTGGCCGTCTCGATGAAGCCGGCCAGCTTGCCGATATTCTGGCTGTCTACCTGAATATGGAAGTCAAGGATCAGCAACGCCTGCTGGAAACCCTCGATCCCCTGGAGCGATTGAAGGAGGTTTATCTTTTTCTGACTTCCGAGATTCAGAAAATGCAGTCCCGTGGGCAGGGGGAAGGCGAAGTCTCCAGGAAGGCGGCTCGCAGTCAGAAAGAAAACCTGCTGCGCGAACAGCTCAAGCAGATCCAGAACCAGCTTGGAGAAGATGATCCGCAACAGGCCGAAATCCGTCAGTTCCGAAAGATTGTGGAAAATGGTGAAATGCCCAAGGTGGTGCGCTCGGTGGCCGAAAAGGAACTGGCCCGTCTTGAACGCATCAATCCTTCCTCGCCCGAATACACGGTGGCGCGCACTTATGTCGAGTATCTCTGCAACATGCCCTGGCAGCGAGGTACCGCGGATGTCCTCGACATCGATCGTGCCCAGAGAGTCCTCGATGAGGACCACTACGATCTGGTGGAAATCAAGGAACGGATTCTGGAGTTTCTGGCCGTCCACACCCTCAAGGCTTCTCTAAAGGGCCCGATCCTCTGCCTGGTAGGGCCACCCGGCGTAGGGAAGACCTCTCTGGGACGTTCCATTGCCCGCTCGCTGGGACGGAAATTCATCCGCATCTCCCTTGGGGGGATGAAGGATGAAGCGGAAATCCGTGGACATCGCCGCACCTATATCGGTGCCCTGCCCGGGCGCATTATTCAGGAAATCTGCCGTGCCGGTGCCAATAATCCGGTATTCATGCTTGATGAAGTGGATAAGATCGGCCAGGATTTTCGTGGCGATCCCGCCGCGGCTCTGCTGGAAGTCCTCGACCCGGAACAGAACGACACTTTTACCGATCACTACCTTGACGTACCTTTCGATTTGTCGCATGTGATGTTCATTACCACGGCCAACGTGATCGACACGGTTCCCCCGCCTTTGCGGGATCGCATGGAGGTGTTGCGCCTGCCCGGGTACAGTGACGAGGAAAAACTGCAGATCGCATTCAAATACCTGATCCCCAAGCAGAAGGCCGAAAACGGCCTGCAGGCGCATCCCCTGGAGTTCGAGGAAGATGCGGTGCTTAAAATCATAAAGGATTATACCCGCGAGGCCGGAGTGCGCGGCATCGACCGCAAGATTGCCTCCGTGTGCCGCAAGGTCGCCAAGGATGTCGCCCGGGGCGCTGCTGCCGCGGTTGTCATCAGCGCCGGGCAGGTAGAGGAAATGCTGGGGCCGCGCCGGTATTTTTCGGATGTGGCGGCAGAGGAGGACCGCATCGGTGTCGTGACCGGCCTGGCCTGGACCGAGTCGGGAGGGGACATCATATTTATCGAGGCCGCAGCCATGGCCGGCCGTAAGGAGCTGATCCTGACCGGCAGTCTCGGCGGCGTCATGCAGGAGTCGGCAAAAACGGCACTCTCTTACGTACGGGCCAATCATGCCGCCTTCGGCATCGATGCCAAAGTCTTCGAGCACAGCGATATCCATATCCATGTGCCGTCCGGGGCCATTCCCAAGGATGGCCCGTCGGCCGGGGTCACCATCGCGGCGTCACTCATTTCCCTGCTGACCGGTCGCCCGGCCCGGCGCAATGTCGCCATGACGGGAGAATTGACCCTGACTGGCCGGATCCTGCCAGTTGGTGGCGTGAAGGAAAAGGTGCTGGCGGCCAGACGGGCCGGGGTAACTACCGTCCTGCTCCCGGAACGCAACCGGGAAAATCTCAAGGAACTTGACGATCAGATTCTTTGTGAAATGACTATCATTCCGGTCGGCAGCATGACGGATGTCATGGCTCATATTCTGATCGCCGAGACGGAACACAAACCACATCTGTTTGTGGAGCATCCTTCCGTCCTGCTTGACCCGCGGCCCGGTTCATGA
- a CDS encoding polyprenyl synthetase family protein: MQFDREWLKEDLDRVEKSLRQHLTSEVPLVRQMSDYILASGGKRIRPILLLLCARLCGYEGESRYPLAAVIEFLHTATLLHDDVVDSATLRRGRISANIAWGNQAAVLVGDYLFARCFEMMVDFCDRRIMRVLAETTSLMAQGEVIQLMNSGDLMLDEGRYLRVVRSKTAALFSTTCRCAAILGQLDSDREKNLAAFGMHLGVAFQLVDDALDYIADPDESGKVVGRDLAEGKMTLPLIHALRYCDESERRMLQRIFVGKDPIEADLGFVQGLLSRYGSIDYTRRQADLSVRQACAQLEYFPDGTARKELVALARSAVRRRC, from the coding sequence ATGCAGTTTGACCGGGAGTGGCTCAAGGAGGATCTGGACCGCGTCGAAAAGAGCCTTCGGCAACATCTGACTTCCGAAGTGCCGTTGGTGCGGCAGATGAGCGATTACATTCTGGCCAGCGGGGGCAAGCGCATACGGCCGATTCTTTTGCTGCTCTGCGCGCGTTTGTGTGGTTATGAAGGGGAATCCAGGTATCCGCTTGCCGCCGTTATAGAATTTCTGCATACCGCAACCTTGCTGCACGATGACGTGGTTGACAGCGCCACCCTGCGTCGCGGGCGGATTTCCGCCAATATCGCCTGGGGCAACCAGGCAGCGGTCCTGGTTGGTGATTATCTGTTCGCACGATGTTTCGAGATGATGGTTGATTTCTGTGACCGCCGTATTATGCGGGTGTTGGCGGAAACGACCTCGCTGATGGCTCAGGGCGAGGTAATCCAGCTTATGAACAGCGGCGATCTGATGCTGGACGAGGGGCGTTATCTGAGGGTAGTGCGCAGCAAAACAGCGGCGCTGTTTTCCACAACTTGCCGATGCGCGGCGATCCTCGGTCAGCTCGATTCCGACCGGGAAAAAAACCTGGCTGCTTTTGGCATGCATCTCGGCGTGGCCTTTCAGCTGGTGGACGATGCCCTTGATTATATTGCCGATCCGGATGAATCCGGCAAGGTTGTCGGCCGTGATCTTGCCGAGGGGAAAATGACCCTGCCATTGATTCACGCGCTGCGCTACTGCGATGAAAGCGAGCGGCGCATGCTCCAGCGGATATTTGTCGGAAAAGATCCGATCGAGGCGGATCTCGGTTTTGTTCAGGGCCTTCTTTCCCGATATGGAAGTATCGATTACACCCGGCGGCAGGCGGATCTCTCTGTGCGGCAAGCCTGTGCGCAGCTGGAATATTTCCCGGACGGCACGGCTCGAAAAGAGCTTGTCGCGCTGGCCCGGTCCGCTGTCCGGCGCCGTTGCTGA
- a CDS encoding J domain-containing protein: protein MSVRISESDLFEACRALFGNDVQLSPDFFSYLQPSGAKSAYRRKVKETHPDLFGNEGSTLQRSRTEVFQKLRSSYETVCDYFKLRDSGLWAPACTPRQPAAQQRTHSGGRYAHQRPPGRAETAASGFLPRQVLQIGLFLYYRRLIDYRLLMEALFWQRRQRPNLGDIALRWGWLSEDEVNCILGVRGAGRRFGEKAVRLDYISQKQLQTLLFYQRSRQQKLGRFFVENALFSHEEMEELARQHREHNQLYGDGSMFRW, encoded by the coding sequence TTGAGTGTGCGGATATCTGAAAGCGATCTTTTCGAGGCTTGTCGCGCCCTTTTCGGGAATGATGTCCAGCTTTCTCCGGATTTTTTTTCCTACCTTCAGCCCAGCGGGGCCAAATCCGCCTATCGTCGCAAGGTCAAGGAAACCCATCCGGACCTTTTCGGTAACGAGGGAAGCACCTTGCAGCGCTCCCGTACCGAGGTCTTTCAGAAACTGCGATCTTCTTATGAGACTGTTTGCGATTACTTCAAGTTGCGCGACAGCGGATTATGGGCGCCCGCTTGTACTCCGCGGCAACCTGCGGCTCAGCAGCGGACGCACTCCGGCGGTCGATACGCCCACCAGCGACCTCCCGGCAGGGCGGAAACAGCTGCCTCCGGTTTTTTGCCGAGGCAGGTTCTGCAGATCGGCCTGTTTCTCTATTATCGGAGGCTGATCGATTATCGGTTGCTGATGGAGGCGTTGTTTTGGCAACGCCGGCAACGTCCCAACCTCGGGGATATCGCGCTGCGCTGGGGATGGCTGAGCGAGGACGAGGTTAACTGTATCCTGGGGGTTCGCGGCGCCGGAAGACGGTTTGGCGAAAAGGCCGTGCGTCTAGACTATATCAGCCAGAAACAGTTGCAGACCCTGTTGTTTTATCAACGCTCACGGCAGCAGAAGCTCGGCCGTTTTTTTGTGGAAAATGCCCTTTTCAGTCACGAAGAGATGGAAGAACTGGCCCGGCAGCACCGGGAGCACAATCAACTCTATGGGGACGGATCGATGTTCCGGTGGTAG